Genomic segment of Halorussus sp. MSC15.2:
GGACGGGTCGTTCGAGCGGAGTCAGCGCGAGGCCATGCGGGCGAAGGCCCGCGAGGCGACCGTCCTCAAGATTCGCGTGGAGTTGGACGACCTGCCCGACAGGTACACCGCGTGGGTCAGGAAAGTGAGTCCCGAAGGCGGCGAGGCAGACGAGAGCGAGCGGTATCGCGTCAACGCCAGTCTGGACAGTTTCTGAGCGTCGGTCGCCCGCGGACTCACTGGCGCTCCTCGCCGAGTTCCACCTCGACCGCGACCTCGTTGCGGCGCATGAACGGCGGGGTCCACGGGTCGTCGTACTGGAAGACCACGGCGCCGTGGGGTTCGACCTCGCGGCCGTCGAGCGCGTCGCGCATCTCCCGGAGGTTCCGCTCGACGCGGTCGTCGGTCGCGTACCACGAGAACCGCCGGACCGCGAGCGTTCGGGGCGGTTCGACCACGAGTCGGACACGGGGGTCGGTGGGCGTCGGCGCGCTCCCGGGCGTGTACTCGGCCGGGAGGTAGAACGCCATGGTGACGCCGCCGTCCGGCCCGTCCGACCCGGCGGACGTGCGGACCGGCGCGGTCATCGGCACGTTCTCGCCGCCGGTCAGCGCGGTGCGGACCGGGGCCGTCGTCGGCACGTCGGTGCCCGCCGCGTCGGTCGCCACGGGCGCGGTCATCGAGAGTTCCTCGTCGGCCGCGTTCTCGCCGGAGATGTACCGGAAGAGGCGACCGAAGGCGGTGGACTGGTCGTCGGCCGTCGTCTCCACGAGGACCGTCCGGGGGTATCGACGGAGTTCCACGCCGTCGAACGTGTCGATGGTCTCGGCGGGCACGCGCTCGGTCGTGCGACGACGTAGGCTCCCCAACCGACCCACGCGGCGAGGAGTCCGCCGGCGCCCGCCAGCAGCGCCTTGGTTCTGGTGCGCATACGTCGGGTACGACCGAGAGGGTGAAAAGTTCGCGCGACGAGTTCACGCCGACCGAAGCGAAATCTACGCGCCGAGTCGCCCGACGCCCTCCGCGTCCGGCCCGGGGACGGACCCGTGGCACTTCGACGTATTTTTAGGTAGCGTCCTCTTTCTGACCCGTATGGCAGACTTTCAGGTCGTCGTCGCGGACCCCGACTCCGGGGCGACCTACCAGCGCGACGTGGACGGACAGGACGCGAACCGATTCCTCGGCAAATCCATCGGCGAGGAAGTCGACGGCGGCGCGGTCGGTCTCGACGGCTACACGGTCGAGATTACCGGCGGCTCCGACGACGCGGGTCGTCCGATGCGCGGCGACGTCGCGGGTCCGGACCTCAAGGAAGTCCTCCTCGACGGCGGCGTCGGCTACGAACCCAAGCGCGACGGCGAGCGCAAGCGCGTGACCGTCCGCGGCGCGGAAGCCAGCGACGCGACGGCCCAGCTCAACGTCAAAATCACCGAGCGCGGCGACGAGTCCGTCGAGGACCTCTTCGGCGAAGGCGGCGACGAGGAAGACGACGAGTAGAGCGCAGTTCGACCGTAGCGGTTTTCTCTCTCACGCTCAAATTCTCAGTCAGCACTTGCTATGGCCGACCGCATCTCCAGCGACCACTCCTCGCTGACGACAGTCCGCGCGACGCTCGTCCGAAGCGGCGGACTCGACCGCCCGAAAGTCGAGATTCCCGCGGAGCACGCCGCCGACGACCGATTTCCGGACGGCGAACTCGTCCGCGTCGTCGCCGACGACACCGAGTACCGCGCCCACATCGAGTCGCCGCTGACCGACGACGGCCGCGAGATTCGCGGTCTCTACGAGTCGCCGACCCTCGCGCGCAACCCCGAAGACGGCGAGAACCACCTCTCGACGTGGGCCGAGGGGACCGGCGTCGAGTTCGGCCAGTCCGTCCTCGTGGACGTCATCGAACCCGGATTCAAGTACGGCCTGCGCGAACCCGGCGAGCGAACGTTCTACGAGGCCACCGAGTCGCCCGACGAGAGTCTGAGCGACATCGCAGAGCAACTCGACGGATGAGCGAGGAGCGTTGGGCGAGGAGAAGCGGCGACCGACGAGACACGCCGGATTCTCACTGATTCTGATTCTCCTGCGTACTCCGTCCCGTATCCTCGTCCCGACACCGAGTACCAAGACTTTTAGCCCGTAACGTCCCGTGTGAAACCATGAGCGACGACGCCGAGGACCACGCGGAGTTGGAGGACGACGGGCCGGTTTCCGAGGACCTGACCGACGAGGAACTCGAAGCACTCGCCGAGGAGGACCCGGCCGCGGCGTTCGAGCAGACGGGCGACGTTCCCGGCACGCACCTCCGCGCGGCGGAGTTCTGGGACGACATCCTCGCGGACATGGAGGCGACTGCCGGAGAGTACGAGAGCGACGGGTGGGACACCCTGCAACTCCACCCCGGCGACGTGACCGCGCTCGTGCCAGACGAGGACGACGAGCGGTTCGGTATCGACGTGCTGGTCCCGGACGACGAGTTCGGGGAACTCGAAACGCTGCTCGAAGACGAGGTGACCTTCGACGCCTACGAGGTGTTTCAAGCGACGGGAGACGGACTCGTGTTGTTCGTGGTCGCCATGGAGGACTCCGACGCGGAGACGGCCGTCCTCTATCCGGCCTACTACGACGCCCAGAACGCGCAGGGGATGCTCGCGGCCGCCCGGACCGCCGGAGAGATGCGGACCTACGTTCGGACGCTGACGAACGAGCAAATCGAGTTCACCCACGACGAACCCGGGAACTTCGGACCGCCGACGGGCGAGGGCGACGACGCCGTCGAGCAGTGACGCTCCGGCAGCGACCCGCGTTCAGTTTTCCGCGGTCGAAGGCTCCGATAACTGTTCTGCGCGCCGACGGATTACCTCGTCGTCGAGTGCGGCGAGGAGCGCGTCGTCGTCCAGATGCTCGGCGAGTCGCCGCTGGCCGCGCGCTCGGCGGGTCGCTATCTCGTCGGAGTCGAGGTACGTCTCCAGCGAGCGGTCGATGACCTCCTCGCGGACGCGTTCCACCGTCGCCTCGTCGCGGTCGAGGTCGTCGGGGACTCGGTGGTCGTGGAACCACTCCACCCACCGGTCTCGGTCGTCCCACTCGGCGTCGAGTTCGGCGGCCCGACGCCGCCAGTCGTACGGTTCGAGCGCCTCGTCCCAGTATCCCCGCTCTCGGCGGACGTCCCTGATGACGTTCTGGCCGACCGCCGCCCCGTGGCCGGCGGCGATAATCGCTTGGTCGGTGCGGTCCGCGAGTACCCCGGCGACGTAGAGGTTCGGGACGGGCGTCCGCCCGTCGTCGTCCGGGTAGTCGCGGGCGAACCGTTCGCGCTCCTCGCCGTGGTGTTCGTCCTTCTCGAACAGCGCGGCGTCGTCGTCCAGACCGCGGAGGTACTCGCCGTCGTACTTCGTCGCGGCGACGACTCGACGCGCCGTCATGTCGCGTCCTTCCGCCGTCTCGACGCGAAAGCCAGCGGCGTCCGAATCGACGCGACCGACGGTCGTGACGCGTTCGGAGACGAGAGTGCAACCGACCTCCCGGACGTGGTCGTGCATCAGCGCGTACAGCGTCTCGACGTCGATACCCGCTGGGAATCCGAGGTAGTTCTCCAGATGCGCGCAACTGGCGATGGACGACCGACCGCGGTCGAAGAGGACCGTGTCGAGTCCGTACCGCGCCGTGAACACGCCCGCGGAGCAACCGGTCGGGCCGCCGCCGACGATGGCCACGTCGTACTCGAAGTCCGCGTCTGAGCCTACGGAATCTGTCATACGATGTAGGTGGGCCGAAGAACCACTTAGATATTTTGGTCGGCCTAAAAATCGGCGCGTCTGCGCTTCGCGGTCTCGACACGGCGGCCGCTCCGCTATCAGGTTCGTCAGTAACGGTCCCGAGTGCGGACGAACGGAAGCAATCGCTCAGCGGGAGAATACCGTCGAGAGAGCGTCGCCAAGAGGAGTTGGGTCACTCCCGTTCACAGGTTCGGCGGCGCTCAGTCGTCGGCCTGCGCGCTCGCGTCGGCGTCGTCTTTGGCCTCCATCTCGTGGCCGCAGTTCGGGCACGCTAGTTCGTCGTGACGGAGTTCCTCGCTGGCCGACCGGACTTCGCGCATCACGTCGGAGATGCGGTCTTCGGCCTCTAGTTCCTCCTCGACCGAGAGGTCCACGCCCTCGACTTCGAGCAGGAACTTGGCGACTTCGGTCACTTCGTACATCATGTCGTCGAGTTCCTCGGCCGTGAAGAATCCCGACATCGCGCCGTAGAGGAACGTCGCACCGGCCTGCCGCACCTTGTCCTCGAACGAGGACCGGGCCTGATTGACCGCCTGCGGGGTGTAGGTGTCGGTCATGAACGGGACGAGTTCCGGCAGGTTCTCGCCGATTTTGGTCATCTCGACGCCGGTCTCGGTCCGGAAGTCGGCGCAGAGGCGGGCGATGGCCCACTCGCGGGCGGTGATGTACGTCCGGTCGCGCAGGAACTCGTTGACCCGGTCGTACTGCGCGCCGTCCATCTTCTGGAACCTCGCGTACTTCTGGACGTCGGCGGGGACGTCCGCGGACGGCGTCTCGGCGGACTCGTCGCGCTCCTGCTCGGGCCGAGTGGTCTCGGACTCGTCGGTCACGGCGTCGGTGTCGGGGTCGTCGCGCTCCTGCTCGGCGTCGGCGGTCTCAGCGTCGTCGGTCGCGGCGTCGGCCGGTTCGGTCTCCGAGTCGGTCGCGGAAGAATCGTCGTCGGACCGTCGGACCTCGCTGTCGGTTTCCGGGGTGCGAGGCGTTTCACCGCGGGCGTCCTGGTTGTCGTTTTCGGTCGGACGCGGTTGGTCGTCTGCCATGAATCGGGGTTACGAGTGGAGGTGGAAAAGCGTGTCGTCTGGCGGTTGTTCACACACTGTAGCGTCCACACAACTGTTTTGACGCCGGGGCCGGTTGGGGCAGGTATGAACGTCTTACTCGGCATCGGCGGCAGCGAAGACTCCCTCCGCGCGCTCGACGAGACCATAGAGCGCGCGAAGGCCACGGGCGACGACCTGACGGTAGTCATCCTCGAAAACCCCGAGAGCGACCGCGATACCGAAGACATCGAGTCGGCGGTGTTCGAGGCGCTGGAATCCGCCGAGTTCACCGCCGGGGTCCGGCACCTCTCGGGCGACCCCGGAAGCCAACTCGTGGACCTCGCCGAACGCGAAGGGTTCGACCAGATTGTCCTCGGCGGCGGCCAGCGCAGTCCGATGGGGAAGATACAGCTGGGCCACATCTCGGAGTTCGTCCTGCTGAACTCCCCGGTCAGCGTCAAACTGGTACGATGACTCGCGACGACCGCGAGTACCCCGACGGGGAGGCCGACTCCTTCCGGGAACCGCCGGTGTCGTTCACCGACAAGGAGGACCGCGAGATAGAGATTCGACCGTACGAGGACGGGGACTTCGAGGCCCTCGTGGAGATGTACACCGACTTCGACCCCGCGGACCGCGCGCAGGGCATCCCGCCGGCCACCGAGTCGCAGGTCCGCGACTGGTTCGAGAACCTGCTGGAGGGCCTGAACGTCGTCGCGTGGCACGACGACCGAGCGGTCGGCCACGCCACGCTGGTCCCCGACGAGGAGTCCTACGAACTCGCCATCTTCGTGCATCAGGAGTACCAGCGCGCTGGCACCGGGTCGAGACTCATCCGAGCGCTGTTGGGTCACGGACAGGCCAACGGCGTGGAGCAGGTCTGGCTGACGGTCGAACGCTGGAACCACGCCGCCGTCAACCTCTACGAGTCGGTCGGGTTCGAGACCCACGGCACCGAGAGCTTCGAGTTGGAGATGGTGCTGCGGTTGTAAGACGGTCTCTCGCTCGCGCTGCTCGTTCCAGTCCTCTCAGTCCGCTCGCTCACGTTCGTTCACTCGCGGTAGAACAGTTCACACCGACAGCACGGGCTGGCTCGCGTACAGCAGGACGTACTCGGCGGCCTTCTCCAGCACTTCGCCGGGTTCACCGCTGAGGGGTTCGCGGGGGATGACGAGGAAGTCCGCGTCGATGTCCTCGGCGGTGTCGAGGACCGCGCTTCCGGGATGCTGGGTCTTTCTGACGGTCGAGAACCCGTACGCGTTCGAAGTGGAGACGCTCACGTCGGAGTCCGCCGCGAGGTCCCGCACTCGGTCCAGAAACGTCTCGGTCTCCGAGACGACGTCCTCCTCGGCGACCGCTCCGCTCTCGATGCTCCGGACGAGTTCCTCGCCG
This window contains:
- a CDS encoding 30S ribosomal protein S6e, translated to MADFQVVVADPDSGATYQRDVDGQDANRFLGKSIGEEVDGGAVGLDGYTVEITGGSDDAGRPMRGDVAGPDLKEVLLDGGVGYEPKRDGERKRVTVRGAEASDATAQLNVKITERGDESVEDLFGEGGDEEDDE
- a CDS encoding FAD-dependent oxidoreductase, which encodes MTDSVGSDADFEYDVAIVGGGPTGCSAGVFTARYGLDTVLFDRGRSSIASCAHLENYLGFPAGIDVETLYALMHDHVREVGCTLVSERVTTVGRVDSDAAGFRVETAEGRDMTARRVVAATKYDGEYLRGLDDDAALFEKDEHHGEERERFARDYPDDDGRTPVPNLYVAGVLADRTDQAIIAAGHGAAVGQNVIRDVRRERGYWDEALEPYDWRRRAAELDAEWDDRDRWVEWFHDHRVPDDLDRDEATVERVREEVIDRSLETYLDSDEIATRRARGQRRLAEHLDDDALLAALDDEVIRRRAEQLSEPSTAEN
- a CDS encoding DUF5806 family protein, which translates into the protein MADDQPRPTENDNQDARGETPRTPETDSEVRRSDDDSSATDSETEPADAATDDAETADAEQERDDPDTDAVTDESETTRPEQERDESAETPSADVPADVQKYARFQKMDGAQYDRVNEFLRDRTYITAREWAIARLCADFRTETGVEMTKIGENLPELVPFMTDTYTPQAVNQARSSFEDKVRQAGATFLYGAMSGFFTAEELDDMMYEVTEVAKFLLEVEGVDLSVEEELEAEDRISDVMREVRSASEELRHDELACPNCGHEMEAKDDADASAQADD
- a CDS encoding universal stress protein, yielding MNVLLGIGGSEDSLRALDETIERAKATGDDLTVVILENPESDRDTEDIESAVFEALESAEFTAGVRHLSGDPGSQLVDLAEREGFDQIVLGGGQRSPMGKIQLGHISEFVLLNSPVSVKLVR
- a CDS encoding GNAT family N-acetyltransferase translates to MTRDDREYPDGEADSFREPPVSFTDKEDREIEIRPYEDGDFEALVEMYTDFDPADRAQGIPPATESQVRDWFENLLEGLNVVAWHDDRAVGHATLVPDEESYELAIFVHQEYQRAGTGSRLIRALLGHGQANGVEQVWLTVERWNHAAVNLYESVGFETHGTESFELEMVLRL
- a CDS encoding universal stress protein: MTEPPLEVDSVLVPVDGSDESADAVEYAVAIAEQYGASVHAMYVLGEELVRSIESGAVAEEDVVSETETFLDRVRDLAADSDVSVSTSNAYGFSTVRKTQHPGSAVLDTAEDIDADFLVIPREPLSGEPGEVLEKAAEYVLLYASQPVLSV